Sequence from the Paenibacillus tundrae genome:
TAATGTACGGGAACTTCCACATGTTACCAAGTCCAACTGAACTACCGATGGCAGCCAAAATGAATCCTGCACGGGAGAAGCGTTCACCCTTGCCCGAGTTGTTCTGTTCTAGATGTGACTTACTAAAATTCATCTTATCTACTCCATCTGTTCTATTATTTCCCGTAATTATATACTACTCATCGTGTCAGGTCATTGAAAAAATGAAATTAATCAGAATGTTATTTTTTTACACTAACGCTTTAAAGGGAATTACAATCAAGCTTGTTTATTTATAGTATGTGATAAAGCTCGAATTTCACTCCTGTATGTTTCACATATACCAAAAAAAGAGAGGTTCTTCGGCTATAATTAGCTTCGGATCCTCTCTTTATCAACTCTGTGCATTAACGGTTAGATGCGAATTTCGAGCAATTCATACTTGATCACGCCCATCGGGGCATTCACATGAATGACACTACCCACTTCTTTACCCATCAGTTCTTTACCAAGCGGGCTTTCGTACGAAATTTTGTTATCTGTAACGTCAGCTTCGGCAGGTCCGACGAGTTTATATTCAATCTTTTCTGCGAATTCGATGTCATTCAGCAACACGATTGAGCCTACGCCCACTTTATTCGAGTCCATATTGTCCGCGCTAATCACTCGTGCATTCTTCAACATCTTCTCCAGAATCAAAACGCGGGTTTCCATAAATGCCTGATCATCTTTGGCTGAATGATACTCACTATTTTCCTTCAGGTCACCGTAACTAATCGCGAGTTTCAGACGCTCGGCCAACTCTTTACGCTTAACTGTCTTTAATTCCCGTAGCTCGTCCTCCAGCTTTTCCAAGCCTTCCTGCGTCAAAATCACTTCATCATTAGCCATATTAACATCTCCTAATCCTGCTTTCTATCTCTATTCTAACCTATATCCACTCTAAACGGTTAACATACCCAAGAAAAAGAGAATCCACTCTCCCATACATGGGAAGAAGTGTATGCATTCCGAGGAAAGCCCGGTTATGCTATTCGTTCTCCAGGTCAAGCAGGGTTTCGCCTCCCCTAATATGAGGTGTTAGGCCTAAATATTATAATGGTTAATATTGCCAACAAAGTCTCGCTAACCTACAATAGGAATACTGAAATCGAAGGAGGACGTCTCTTGATTGCTACACTTCAATTCCTAGCACTATTCCTAATTGTTCCTGCTGTATCAGGATGGATTATGC
This genomic interval carries:
- the greA gene encoding transcription elongation factor GreA, which gives rise to MANDEVILTQEGLEKLEDELRELKTVKRKELAERLKLAISYGDLKENSEYHSAKDDQAFMETRVLILEKMLKNARVISADNMDSNKVGVGSIVLLNDIEFAEKIEYKLVGPAEADVTDNKISYESPLGKELMGKEVGSVIHVNAPMGVIKYELLEIRI